The Geobacillus genomosp. 3 genome segment CCGCCTTTTTTCCTTAATATACTTTTCCACAAATTATTTTTTTTGATAACGAACCATTATCCTCTGAATAAGGGAGGGGCAACGGGTGGAAAATATCCATGACTTATGGGATCGCGTGCTCGGGGAAATCGAACGGAAAATTAGCAAACCGAGCTTTGAAACTTGGCTCAAATCGACGAAAGCCCACTCTTTACGAGGTGACACACTCGTCATCGTAGCCCCAAACGAGTTTGCTAGAGACTGGCTTGATTCCCGCTATTCCCATTTAATTGCGGAAACGATTTACGCGATTACCGGTGAAGAGTTGGCGGTTAAATTTATCATTCCGCCAAACCAAGCGGACGAAGAGTTGGAATTTCAGTCGTCTGCGAAAAAACAACGGAAACCGTACGAAGAGGCGAATGATTTTCCGCAAAGCATGTTAAATCCGAAATATACGTTCGATACGTTTGTCATCGGCTCTGGCAACCGGTTTGCGCACGCCGCGTCGCTCGCGGTCGCTGAGGCTCCGGCTAAGGCGTACAATCCCCTCTTCATCTACGGCGGAGTCGGGCTCGGAAAAACGCACTTAATGCACGCGATCGGCCACTACGTAATCGAACATAACCCGTCCGCGAAAGTCGTCTATTTGTCTTCGGAAAAATTTACAAACGAGTTTATTAACGCCATCCGCGACAATCGCCCTGACGACTTTCGCAATAAGTACCGGAATGTCGATGTTCTGCTTATTGACGATATTCAATTTCTGGCCGGCAAAGAACAAACACAAGAGGAGTTTTTCCATACGTTTAACACGCTGCATGAGGAAAGCAAGCAGATCGTTATCTCAAGCGACCGGCCGCCAAAGGAAATTCCAACGCTTGAAGATCGCCTGCGCTCTCGCTTTGAATGGGGGCTGATCACGGATATCACGCCGCCTGATTTAGAAACGCGGATTGCCATTCTCCGCAAAAAGGCGAAGGCTGAGGGATTTGACATTCCGAACGAAGTCATGCTTTATATCGCCAATCAAATTGATTCAAACATCCGTGAACTCGAAGGCGCTCTTATCCGTGTCGTCGCCTACTCATCGCTCATCAATAAAGAAATCACCGCCGACTTGGCAGCGGAAGCATTGAAAGATATCATTCCGAGCGCCAAGCCGAAAGTCATTACGATCCAGGACATTCAGCGCGTTGTTGGGCAGCATTTCAATATTAAACTCGAAGATTTTAAAGCGAAAAAACGGACAAAATCGGTCGCGTTCCCCCGGCAAATCGCCATGTATCTCTCCCGTGAGCTGACCGACTGTTCGCTGCCGAAAATCGGCGACGAATTTGGCGGCCGCGATCATACGACAGTCATTCATGCCCATGAGAAAATATCAAAGCTTTTGCAAACCGACACGCAGCTGCAAAAACATTTAAAGGAAATTCAAGAAAAGTTGAAGCAACTGTGAATAAACATCGCTGTTTTATGCACAGCTTATCCACATGTGGACAGGCTGTGCTTGCTTCGCTTTTTTGATTTATCCACATACTAACAAGCCATACGACTATTACTATGATTTTTCTTTTTATATTTTTATAATTTATTTTCCGACATCAACTAAACGGGGAGGAACGACAAGTGAACATTTCGATTGACCGCGAAGCGCTGGCCAAAAGCGTCCAAGACGTCATGAAAGCTGTATCGACAAGAACGACGATTCCGATTTTAACAGGGATGAAACTGACGGCGACCGCCCTTGGAGTGACGTTAACCGGGAGCGACTCTGACATTTCGATCGAGTCGTTTATTCCGCTTGAAAAGGAAGGACGGCTGCTCGTTGACGTAAAAAGGCCGGGAAGCATCGTGCTGCAAGCGCGCTTTTTTGCCGAAATCGTTAAAAAGCTCCCTCAACAAACGGTCGAAATCGAAACCGAAGACAACTTTCTGACTGTCATCCGCTCAGGCCATTCGGAATTTCGGCTCAACGGCTTAAACGCTGATGAATATCCACGTTTGCCGGAAATTGAAGAGGAAAACGTGTTTCAAATTCCGGCTGATTTATTGAAAACGGTCGTCCGGCAGACAGTGTTTGCTGTGTCAACATCGGAAACGCGCCCGATCTTGACAGGTGTCAACTGGAAAGTTGAAAACGGCGAATTGGTTTGTACGGCGACAGATAGTCATCGTTTGGCGATGCGTAAAGTGAGAATTGAAGCGGAAAACGCCGTTTCGTATAATGTTGTGATCCCTGGGAAAAGTCTCAATGAGTTGAGCAAAATTTTGGATGATGGCAGCGCTCCGGTCGACATCGTTATCACAGCTAATCAAGTATTGTTTAAGGCCGAACATATTTTGTTCTTTTCCCGGCTGCTTGACGGAAATTATCCGGAGACAGCCCGTTTGATCCCAACCGACAGCAAAACAAACATGGTCGTCAATGCGAAGGAATTTTTGCAGGCGATCGATCGGGCGTCCTTGCTTGCAAGGGAAGGAAGAAACAATGTCGTGAAGTTGACGACGCTCCCAGGTGGGGTGCTCGAAATTTCCTCCATTTCTCCGGAGATCGGAAAAGTAACCGAGCAGCTGAAGACCGAGTCGATCGAAGGCGAGGAATTAAACATTTCCTTCAGCGCAAAATACATGATGGATGCGCTGCGAGCGCTTGATGGCAACGATATTCAAATCAGTTTCACAGGGGCGATGCGGCCGTTCTTGTTGCGCCCGCTTCATACGGATTCAATGCTTCAACTTATTTTGCCGGTAAGAACGTATTGATGTTTCTGTCGTCAAAACAAAACCGTCTGTAGATGCATCACATCCGCGCTGTCTTGGGCGTTGCTCTTTCCATGCCCGATGAGGAGGACCGGAACGTTTGCTTCCCATCCTCTTCATCGGCTTTCTTTGCGAGTGAAAGAGTTTTTCGGTAAAATAAAAGAATAGGCAATTTGAAGGAAAGCGAGCGATGAGCGGATGGAACAAAAGGTAACGATTACAACGGAAACGATCACACTAGGTCAGCTGTTAAAGCTTATGAATTTGATTGAAACGGGCGGCGCAGCCAAATGGTTTTTGCAAGAGTACAACGTGTTTGTCAACGGCGAAAAAGAGAACCGGCGCGGACGGAAGCTGAAAGACGGCGACCGGGTCGATATTGAACAGATCGGCACGTTTATCGTCATGCAGACGGAGTAGGTGAAGGCCAGGTGTTTCTGACTGACTTAACGTTAACGAACTACCGCAATTATGGACATGAAACGTTAAGCTTTGAACAGGGCGTAAACATTATCTTAGGGGAAAACGCTCAAGGGAAGACGAACATGATGGAGGCCATTTACGTCCTGGCGATGGCAAAATCGCACCGTACCGCCAACGATAAAGACCTTATCCGTTGGAATGAAGAATATGCTAAAATAGAGGGAAGAGCGGAAAAACGAAGCGGTTCTTTAGCGCTTGAACTGACGATCTCCAAGAAAGGAAAAAAGGCAAGATGCAACCATATTGAACAGCAGCGGCTCAGTCAGTATGTCGGCCATTTGAACGTTGTCATGTTTGCTCCTGAGGACTTGAATTTAGTCAAAGGAAGCCCGCAAGTACGGCGCCGGTTTGTCGATATGGAAATCGGGCAAGTATCGCCCGTTTATATACATGATTTGAGCCAATACCAGAAACTGTTGCAGCAGCGCAACCATTACTTAAAAATGATGCAGGCACGCGAGCGAAGCGACGAGGCGGTGCTCGATGTATTAACCGAGCAGCTCATGGTGCTGGCGGCAAAAATCACCTTGCGGCGCCGCCAGTTTTTGTCGTTGCTCGAGCAATGGGCGATGCCGATCCACCATGAAATCAGCCGTGGCGCCGAACGGCTTCACATTCGGTATGAACCATCGGTCGATGTATCAGAAAAGGCAGAATTGTCGAGAATAGTAGAGGCATACAGCGAAACGTTTGCCGCCATGAGGGAGCGGGAAATTCAGAGGGGGACGACGCTTGTCGGCCCACACCGTGACGATATTGCGTTTATTGTCAATGGTAAAAACGTGCAAACTTTCGGCTCCCAAGGGCAGCAGCGCACAACAGCGCTGGCGGTCAAACTGGCGGAAATTGAGCTCATCTTTTCTGAGTTAGGCGATTACCCCATTTTATTGCTCGATGATGTGTTGTCGGAACTTGACGACTTTCGGCAAACCCACCTCCTTGATGCGATCCGGAAAAAAGTGCAAACTTTTGTCACTACAACAAGCATCGACGGCATTAAGCACGACATCATTCAAGAAGCGGCCATCTATCGGGTTTACTCTGGTTCGGTAACCGCCTCTTCTTGATTGCGAAACGTTGAACGTTTGCAAAGAAAGCGTAGGTGATATGGCATGACAATGGAACAACGGGTTGAGCAGGCGTATGATGCGAGTCAAATACAAGTGCTTGAGGGACTTGAGGCGGTTCGAAAACGCCCGGGAATGTACATCGGCTCGACAGGACCAAAAGGGTTGCACCATCTCGTTTGGGAAATCGTCGATAACAGCATCGATGAGGCATTGGCCGGCCATTGCACGGAAATTCATGTGACGATCGGAAAAGATGGCAGCATCACTGTCGCTGACAACGGACGCGGCATTCCAGTTGACGTGCACGAGGCGACCGGACGTCCGGCCGTTGAGGTCATTATGACGGTCCTTCACGCCGGTGGAAAGTTCGGCGGAGGGGGCTATAAAGTGTCCGGCGGCTTGCATGGTGTCGGCGCTTCGGTTGTGAACGCCTTATCGGAATGGCTCGAAGTTTATGTGTATCGTGGCGGGAAAATCTACTACCAAAAGTATGAACGGGGCGAACCCCGGACTGACTTGCAAATCGTTGGGGAGACCGACCGAACCGGGACGACCACCCGCTTCAAGCCGGACCCGGAAATTTTTACGGAAACGACCGAGTTTGACTATGAAACACTGGCCACTCGGCTGCGCGAACTTGCCTTTTTAAACCGCGGCTTGAAAATTATTCTTGCGGATGAACGAACCGACAACCGGAAAAATGAGTATTTTTACGAAGGGGGCATTCGCTCCTATGTCCGCCATTTAAACCGGACAAGGGAAGTGCTGCATGAAGAGCCGATTTATATCGCCGGGGAACGCGACGGCATCGCCGTTGAAATCGCTTTGCAATACAATGACGGCTATACGAGCAACATTTATTCGTTCGTCAACAACATTCATACGTATGAAGGGGGCATGCATGAGTCCGGTTTTAAAATGGCGCTGACGCGCATCATCAACGACTATGCGCGCAAACAGCAAATTTTTAAAGACAACGATGCCAATTTGACCGGCGAGGACGTGCGCGAAGGACTGACGGCCATTGTGTCGGTCAAGCACCCGTCTCCACAGTTTGAGGGACAGACGAAAACAAAACTCGGCAACAGCGATGCGCGTACGGTGACAGACGCTGTCTTCTCCGAGCAGTTCGAGACGTTTTTACTCGAACACCCAGCCGTTGCCCGGAAAATTGTCGATAAAGGCCTGATGGCCGCCCGCGCCCGGTTGGCGGCCAAAAAGGCGCGTGAATTAACGCGGCGCAAAAGCGCGCTTGAAGTCTCCAATTTGCCGGGCAAACTCGCCGACTGCTCGTCAAGAGATCCGTCGATCAGCGAGCTGTATATCGTTGAGGGGGATTCGGCGGGCGGTTCAGCGAAACAAGGGCGCGACCGTCATTTCCAGGCGATTTTGCCGCTGCGCGGGAAAATTCTCAACGTCGAGAAGGCAAGAATCGACAAAATCTTGTCCAACAACGAAGTGCGGGCGATCATTACCGCTCTTGGCACCGGCATTGGCGAAGAGTTCGACATCTCAAAGGCGCGTTATCATAAAGTCATCATCATGACCGATGCGGACGTCGACGGCGCTCATATCCGCACGCTCCTTTTGACATTCTTTTATCGCTACATGCGCGAATTTATCGAGCACGGCTATGTGTATATCGCCCAGCCGCCCCTGTATAAAATCGAACAAGGAAAACAAGTGCGCTACGCTTACAACGACCGCCAACTCGAAAAAATTCTGGCCGAGCTGCCGGAACAACCGAAGCCGACAATTCAGCGCTACAAAGGGTTAGGTGAAATGAACCCGGAACAACTTTGGGAGACGACGATGAACCCGGAAAAGCGAACATTGCTTCAAGTCAGCTTGCAAGACGCCATTGACGCAGATGAAACGTTTGAAA includes the following:
- the recF gene encoding DNA replication/repair protein RecF (All proteins in this family for which functions are known are DNA-binding proteins that assist the filamentation of RecA onto DNA for the initiation of recombination or recombinational repair.); this encodes MFLTDLTLTNYRNYGHETLSFEQGVNIILGENAQGKTNMMEAIYVLAMAKSHRTANDKDLIRWNEEYAKIEGRAEKRSGSLALELTISKKGKKARCNHIEQQRLSQYVGHLNVVMFAPEDLNLVKGSPQVRRRFVDMEIGQVSPVYIHDLSQYQKLLQQRNHYLKMMQARERSDEAVLDVLTEQLMVLAAKITLRRRQFLSLLEQWAMPIHHEISRGAERLHIRYEPSVDVSEKAELSRIVEAYSETFAAMREREIQRGTTLVGPHRDDIAFIVNGKNVQTFGSQGQQRTTALAVKLAEIELIFSELGDYPILLLDDVLSELDDFRQTHLLDAIRKKVQTFVTTTSIDGIKHDIIQEAAIYRVYSGSVTASS
- the dnaN gene encoding DNA polymerase III subunit beta; amino-acid sequence: MNISIDREALAKSVQDVMKAVSTRTTIPILTGMKLTATALGVTLTGSDSDISIESFIPLEKEGRLLVDVKRPGSIVLQARFFAEIVKKLPQQTVEIETEDNFLTVIRSGHSEFRLNGLNADEYPRLPEIEEENVFQIPADLLKTVVRQTVFAVSTSETRPILTGVNWKVENGELVCTATDSHRLAMRKVRIEAENAVSYNVVIPGKSLNELSKILDDGSAPVDIVITANQVLFKAEHILFFSRLLDGNYPETARLIPTDSKTNMVVNAKEFLQAIDRASLLAREGRNNVVKLTTLPGGVLEISSISPEIGKVTEQLKTESIEGEELNISFSAKYMMDALRALDGNDIQISFTGAMRPFLLRPLHTDSMLQLILPVRTY
- the yaaA gene encoding S4 domain-containing protein YaaA, with amino-acid sequence MEQKVTITTETITLGQLLKLMNLIETGGAAKWFLQEYNVFVNGEKENRRGRKLKDGDRVDIEQIGTFIVMQTE
- the dnaA gene encoding chromosomal replication initiator protein DnaA gives rise to the protein MENIHDLWDRVLGEIERKISKPSFETWLKSTKAHSLRGDTLVIVAPNEFARDWLDSRYSHLIAETIYAITGEELAVKFIIPPNQADEELEFQSSAKKQRKPYEEANDFPQSMLNPKYTFDTFVIGSGNRFAHAASLAVAEAPAKAYNPLFIYGGVGLGKTHLMHAIGHYVIEHNPSAKVVYLSSEKFTNEFINAIRDNRPDDFRNKYRNVDVLLIDDIQFLAGKEQTQEEFFHTFNTLHEESKQIVISSDRPPKEIPTLEDRLRSRFEWGLITDITPPDLETRIAILRKKAKAEGFDIPNEVMLYIANQIDSNIRELEGALIRVVAYSSLINKEITADLAAEALKDIIPSAKPKVITIQDIQRVVGQHFNIKLEDFKAKKRTKSVAFPRQIAMYLSRELTDCSLPKIGDEFGGRDHTTVIHAHEKISKLLQTDTQLQKHLKEIQEKLKQL
- the gyrB gene encoding DNA topoisomerase (ATP-hydrolyzing) subunit B — its product is MTMEQRVEQAYDASQIQVLEGLEAVRKRPGMYIGSTGPKGLHHLVWEIVDNSIDEALAGHCTEIHVTIGKDGSITVADNGRGIPVDVHEATGRPAVEVIMTVLHAGGKFGGGGYKVSGGLHGVGASVVNALSEWLEVYVYRGGKIYYQKYERGEPRTDLQIVGETDRTGTTTRFKPDPEIFTETTEFDYETLATRLRELAFLNRGLKIILADERTDNRKNEYFYEGGIRSYVRHLNRTREVLHEEPIYIAGERDGIAVEIALQYNDGYTSNIYSFVNNIHTYEGGMHESGFKMALTRIINDYARKQQIFKDNDANLTGEDVREGLTAIVSVKHPSPQFEGQTKTKLGNSDARTVTDAVFSEQFETFLLEHPAVARKIVDKGLMAARARLAAKKARELTRRKSALEVSNLPGKLADCSSRDPSISELYIVEGDSAGGSAKQGRDRHFQAILPLRGKILNVEKARIDKILSNNEVRAIITALGTGIGEEFDISKARYHKVIIMTDADVDGAHIRTLLLTFFYRYMREFIEHGYVYIAQPPLYKIEQGKQVRYAYNDRQLEKILAELPEQPKPTIQRYKGLGEMNPEQLWETTMNPEKRTLLQVSLQDAIDADETFEILMGDKVEPRRQFIEENARYVKNLDI